The Mucilaginibacter mallensis genome has a segment encoding these proteins:
- a CDS encoding alpha-L-rhamnosidase-related protein — MKKDQTVNLKYAVVIALLGFMLFSGTAKAQKASWIWYPGDYEVWLSNKMQNRRTERGTFLPPFWKLDSHYVLMNFHKDFELAEPEDAKLYVEGQHNISLDGTTIRGYPKTIHIPAGKHRISLKVYNQANVPAIFVQGRHLVSDTSWLVTCEDKEWIDASGKTSDVSATKYLMAGSWGFNDPVVLPSTYHLPVEPKKAVSIDEKPHHMFVDFGKETFGYIKLNGIKGKGKVSLYFGESPNEATDTARCELADKVDIDQRSGDYTFNGSRAFRYVSIYYDDNISINDVSMLYEYSPVKQRGSFRCSDEEVNKIWDVAAYTLHLNTREFFIDGIKRDRWVWSGDAYQSYLMNYYLFFDSPTVTHTLLALRGKDPVTSHINTIMDYTFYWFLGINDYYQYTGDKTFIQQNYPRMQSMMDFCLSRRDKDGFVQGQTGDWVFIDWADGLSKQGEVSFEQILLCRSLETMAECAKLAHDSTRAVKYAQIAAYLKAKIFSYYWNDQKHALVHSRIDGKPTDNVTRYANMFSIFFNYLDEAKKQDVKKYVLLNNDVPKITTPYMRFYELEALCAMGEQSYVLKQMKDYWGGMLKLGATSFWEEYNPAKSGADVYAMYGRPYGKSLCHAWGASPIYLLGKYYLGVKPTSPGYKEYIVEPNLGSLQWMQGSIPTPNGDIRVYASTKVIKVSADDGVGTLRFKSKTKPVCKQANIVSKDDNVYELQIQKGQNLVVDYNAM; from the coding sequence ATGAAGAAGGATCAAACAGTTAACTTAAAATATGCAGTAGTAATTGCCCTGCTTGGCTTTATGCTGTTCAGCGGTACAGCAAAAGCGCAAAAGGCATCATGGATATGGTACCCCGGCGATTACGAAGTCTGGCTCAGCAATAAAATGCAGAACAGGCGTACCGAGCGTGGTACATTCCTGCCGCCATTCTGGAAACTCGATAGCCATTATGTATTGATGAACTTTCATAAGGATTTTGAACTGGCAGAACCGGAAGATGCTAAATTGTATGTAGAGGGCCAACACAATATTAGTTTGGATGGTACTACAATCCGTGGCTATCCTAAAACTATTCACATCCCGGCAGGCAAGCATCGAATCAGTTTAAAAGTATATAACCAGGCCAATGTGCCCGCCATATTTGTACAGGGTAGGCATTTGGTGTCAGATACCTCGTGGCTGGTAACTTGCGAGGATAAGGAATGGATCGATGCCTCGGGAAAAACATCGGATGTATCGGCCACAAAATATTTAATGGCAGGCAGCTGGGGTTTTAATGATCCTGTGGTGCTGCCATCAACTTATCATTTACCTGTTGAACCTAAAAAGGCAGTCAGCATAGATGAAAAGCCGCATCATATGTTTGTGGATTTCGGCAAGGAAACCTTTGGTTACATCAAATTAAACGGCATAAAGGGAAAAGGAAAAGTATCACTCTACTTTGGCGAATCACCCAATGAGGCAACGGATACAGCAAGATGCGAGCTGGCAGATAAAGTTGATATCGATCAACGAAGCGGTGATTATACCTTTAACGGTTCGAGGGCATTCCGGTACGTAAGCATTTATTATGATGATAATATCAGCATTAATGACGTATCCATGCTGTACGAATATTCACCTGTAAAGCAGCGGGGGAGTTTCAGATGTTCTGATGAAGAGGTCAATAAAATATGGGATGTAGCAGCCTACACGCTGCACCTGAATACCCGCGAATTTTTTATAGATGGCATTAAACGCGATCGGTGGGTATGGTCGGGTGATGCTTATCAGAGCTATCTGATGAATTATTACCTGTTCTTTGATTCGCCTACGGTTACCCATACGTTACTGGCACTTAGGGGCAAAGATCCGGTAACCAGCCACATCAATACTATTATGGACTATACGTTCTATTGGTTCCTGGGCATCAATGATTATTACCAATATACAGGCGATAAAACTTTCATCCAACAAAATTACCCACGTATGCAAAGCATGATGGATTTCTGTTTATCGCGCCGCGATAAGGATGGTTTTGTACAGGGCCAAACCGGGGATTGGGTATTTATAGATTGGGCCGACGGACTGAGCAAACAAGGCGAAGTAAGCTTTGAGCAGATCCTGTTATGCCGTAGCCTGGAAACCATGGCCGAGTGCGCCAAACTGGCTCATGACAGTACCAGAGCTGTAAAATATGCCCAGATAGCCGCTTACCTGAAAGCTAAGATATTCAGCTATTATTGGAACGATCAGAAACACGCGTTAGTGCATAGCCGCATCGATGGCAAGCCAACGGATAACGTTACTCGCTACGCCAACATGTTCTCCATATTTTTTAATTACCTGGATGAGGCCAAAAAGCAGGATGTAAAAAAATATGTATTGCTGAACAATGATGTGCCTAAAATCACCACGCCGTACATGCGTTTTTATGAACTGGAAGCCCTGTGCGCCATGGGTGAGCAAAGCTATGTGCTAAAGCAAATGAAGGATTACTGGGGAGGCATGCTCAAGCTGGGCGCAACCTCATTTTGGGAAGAATATAACCCGGCAAAAAGCGGTGCCGATGTTTACGCCATGTATGGCAGGCCCTACGGCAAAAGTTTATGCCATGCCTGGGGCGCAAGTCCTATCTACCTTTTAGGGAAATATTATTTGGGCGTAAAGCCAACATCGCCCGGTTATAAGGAGTATATAGTTGAACCTAATTTGGGGAGCCTGCAATGGATGCAGGGGAGTATACCTACGCCAAATGGCGATATCAGGGTTTATGCCAGCACAAAAGTAATAAAAGTAAGCGCCGATGATGGCGTAGGCACACTGCGTTTTAAGAGCAAAACTAAGCCGGTTTGTAAACAGGCTAACATCGTATCAAAAGATGATAATGTTTACGAGCTACAGATACAAAAAGGGCAGAATTTAGTGGTTGATTATAACGCGATGTAA
- a CDS encoding sodium:solute symporter family transporter — MMVAMGSLVTNLTTLDYAIVVAYIIVLMVIGYRASFAKKKKTDETLFLANKSLGWASIGFNMWGTNVGPSMLLAFASIGYTTGIVAVNFDWYAFVFLLLLAVVFAPKYLAAKVSTMPEFMGKRYGDSTQNILAWYALIKILISWLSLGLFAGGFLVRQILGIPMWESVIVLVSFAGLFTFAGGLKAIAKVNFFQMILLIAVSLLLTVLGVIKAGGLSAIYHKVPHDYWNLIHPASDKKYPWYAILLGYPVSAIAFFCTDQAMVQSVLGAKNLEQGQLGVNFIAWLKILSLPLFILTGILCFILYPGLKDPAEAYMTMVTHLFPPGLNGLVIVVLIAVLVGTIGSSLNSLSTVFTMDVYVKKFNPNATNKQIIKVGRIAVVAGCLFAVAVALAIDNIKGLNLFDVFQSVLGFIAPPLAVVFLLTVFWKRTSRKAVNTVLSAGSAFSLGVGVLYLWVFTPDKYLIWPHYLLLSFYIFAFLMALAVVISLLDQNPVMYIPDKLITIVKPTKRVKIAWSVLIIVMICLYLVFNGH; from the coding sequence ATGATGGTAGCAATGGGCAGTTTGGTAACCAATTTAACAACGCTGGATTACGCCATTGTAGTGGCCTACATCATTGTGCTGATGGTTATTGGTTACAGGGCCAGTTTTGCTAAAAAGAAAAAGACGGATGAAACGCTTTTTCTCGCTAATAAATCATTGGGTTGGGCAAGCATAGGCTTTAATATGTGGGGTACCAATGTAGGCCCGTCGATGCTGTTGGCTTTTGCCAGTATCGGCTATACAACAGGTATTGTAGCTGTAAATTTCGATTGGTATGCTTTTGTATTCTTATTATTGTTGGCGGTAGTTTTTGCACCCAAATACCTGGCAGCCAAAGTAAGCACCATGCCTGAATTTATGGGCAAACGCTATGGTGATTCAACCCAAAATATATTGGCCTGGTATGCGCTGATCAAGATCCTCATCTCATGGCTGTCGTTAGGCTTGTTTGCAGGCGGCTTTTTAGTGAGGCAGATATTGGGCATCCCTATGTGGGAATCAGTAATTGTACTGGTGTCCTTTGCTGGACTGTTCACCTTTGCCGGAGGATTGAAAGCCATTGCCAAAGTTAATTTCTTCCAGATGATATTGCTGATAGCCGTATCCTTATTACTCACAGTATTGGGTGTTATAAAAGCGGGCGGACTATCCGCAATATACCACAAAGTACCGCATGATTACTGGAACCTGATCCATCCCGCAAGCGATAAAAAATATCCCTGGTATGCTATTTTATTAGGATACCCGGTTTCAGCTATCGCTTTCTTTTGTACTGATCAGGCAATGGTTCAGTCAGTTTTGGGTGCTAAAAACCTGGAGCAGGGGCAATTGGGCGTAAACTTTATCGCATGGTTAAAAATATTGTCACTGCCGCTCTTTATCCTTACGGGGATATTGTGTTTTATCCTTTATCCCGGCTTAAAAGACCCTGCCGAAGCCTATATGACCATGGTTACCCATCTTTTCCCGCCGGGACTTAATGGTTTGGTGATCGTAGTGCTGATAGCCGTACTGGTGGGCACTATCGGCTCATCACTCAACTCATTGAGTACTGTGTTTACTATGGATGTTTATGTCAAAAAGTTTAATCCCAATGCCACCAACAAACAGATCATTAAAGTAGGCCGCATAGCAGTAGTAGCAGGTTGCCTATTTGCTGTTGCCGTAGCATTAGCTATCGATAATATTAAGGGGCTTAACCTGTTTGATGTATTCCAATCGGTTCTGGGCTTTATAGCCCCGCCGCTGGCTGTTGTTTTCCTGCTCACGGTATTCTGGAAAAGAACCAGTCGTAAGGCCGTGAATACAGTCTTATCTGCCGGTTCAGCATTTAGTTTGGGTGTTGGTGTGCTCTACCTGTGGGTTTTTACACCTGATAAATACCTCATTTGGCCGCATTATTTACTGCTGTCGTTTTACATTTTCGCATTCCTAATGGCTTTGGCAGTTGTTATTTCATTGCTGGATCAAAACCCTGTGATGTATATCCCCGATAAGCTGATAACCATTGTTAAGCCCACTAAACGGGTAAAAATTGCCTGGAGCGTTTTAATTATTGTAATGATATGCCTGTACCTGGTATTTAACGGACATTAA
- a CDS encoding Gfo/Idh/MocA family protein, with protein MLKLGILGLGEGRSTMSAALNSAKYELKMVCDMNIEVCKQRAEEFNFHQYTTSYQKMLDDPKIDVIAIYTPDHLHAEHVKQALLHNKHVICTKPFIDDLAQAQELLDLVEQTCKKVFVGQSSRFFEPAKRQRKDYEEGLLGDLITIESHYHADHRWFLEKPWALEQAFKWLYGGLSHPVDFIRWYMPNVEEVMGYGMISNNGKVAGLKNEDTMHFIFKATDGRIARVSGAYTGYTQPTQRDSGMSVILRCAEGASQADYHELRYAVTDKTGEEKIIYWGDKTLKYYFRFGGQSHHAGEYQNYLEYFADCLESGETAFPDIKEGIGTVALLQAMDRSLKTGQPVKVADILDEYQLSPEKLSA; from the coding sequence ATGTTAAAGTTAGGCATATTAGGATTAGGAGAAGGCCGCAGCACTATGTCGGCAGCATTAAACAGCGCTAAATACGAGCTGAAAATGGTGTGTGATATGAATATTGAAGTGTGTAAACAACGCGCGGAAGAGTTTAATTTTCACCAATACACCACCAGTTATCAAAAAATGTTGGATGACCCGAAAATCGATGTCATCGCTATTTATACCCCCGATCATTTACACGCCGAGCATGTTAAACAGGCTTTGCTGCATAACAAGCACGTGATCTGCACCAAGCCATTTATTGATGATCTAGCCCAAGCCCAGGAGCTTTTAGATCTGGTTGAACAAACCTGTAAAAAAGTATTCGTGGGCCAGAGTTCCCGTTTTTTTGAGCCTGCGAAAAGGCAAAGAAAGGATTATGAAGAAGGTTTGCTAGGCGATCTGATCACCATTGAAAGCCATTATCACGCGGATCATCGGTGGTTTTTGGAAAAACCATGGGCGCTTGAGCAAGCATTCAAATGGTTATATGGTGGGCTAAGTCACCCGGTAGACTTTATACGCTGGTACATGCCCAATGTTGAAGAGGTAATGGGCTATGGCATGATCAGCAATAATGGTAAAGTCGCCGGACTAAAAAATGAAGATACCATGCACTTTATTTTTAAAGCGACTGATGGTCGCATTGCGCGGGTAAGCGGCGCTTACACCGGTTACACTCAACCCACGCAACGCGATAGCGGTATGAGTGTAATATTAAGATGTGCCGAAGGCGCGTCGCAGGCAGATTATCACGAACTGCGTTATGCTGTTACAGATAAAACAGGTGAAGAAAAAATCATTTACTGGGGTGATAAAACGCTGAAATATTATTTCAGGTTTGGGGGGCAGAGCCATCACGCCGGTGAGTATCAAAACTATCTTGAATACTTTGCTGACTGTTTAGAGAGCGGGGAAACAGCTTTTCCCGACATTAAAGAGGGTATAGGCACTGTTGCGTTGTTACAAGCAATGGACAGGTCATTAAAAACCGGGCAGCCTGTAAAGGTTGCCGATATACTTGACGAATACCAGTTATCACCTGAAAAATTAAGCGCATGA
- a CDS encoding L-rhamnose mutarotase: MLKRLFVLLLIGIGFMTVYAQSPMSNPVIVEIVAKSSAFKFGAFADMKGYGIENIQQWNNRVIVYANTDRLQQLKDRLTKEYPADQVILFENPFYNFNRKYCSDKTVAKKWDNIILSANLVKDQKLQQEYLNYHAKQFQKWPEVSQGFCNADFQQLLVFKTGRQLMLVISIPKGESLDKLNPLTTKNNPRVNDWNNMMKKYQEGIYGTKKGEVWVFFKDVGDKKFIE; this comes from the coding sequence ATGTTAAAGCGACTGTTTGTTTTATTGTTGATAGGCATTGGTTTTATGACCGTTTATGCTCAATCCCCGATGAGTAACCCCGTGATTGTAGAGATAGTTGCAAAGAGCTCAGCTTTCAAATTTGGTGCTTTTGCCGACATGAAAGGTTATGGAATTGAGAACATTCAGCAATGGAATAACCGAGTGATAGTTTATGCAAATACAGACCGTCTACAGCAATTAAAAGATCGCCTAACAAAGGAGTATCCGGCAGATCAGGTCATATTATTTGAGAACCCATTCTACAATTTCAACAGAAAATATTGCAGCGATAAAACCGTAGCCAAAAAGTGGGATAACATTATCCTTTCTGCAAATCTGGTGAAAGATCAGAAACTTCAGCAGGAATATCTGAACTACCATGCAAAGCAGTTCCAAAAATGGCCCGAGGTATCGCAAGGCTTTTGTAATGCTGATTTTCAGCAACTGCTGGTATTTAAAACCGGTAGGCAGTTGATGCTGGTTATCAGCATACCCAAAGGCGAAAGCCTCGATAAATTAAACCCGCTCACTACCAAGAATAACCCGCGTGTGAACGACTGGAACAACATGATGAAGAAATATCAGGAAGGTATTTACGGGACTAAAAAAGGCGAAGTGTGGGTGTTTTTTAAAGATGTTGGCGACAAGAAATTTATTGAATAA
- a CDS encoding right-handed parallel beta-helix repeat-containing protein, whose protein sequence is MKIFCILLLSVYTLPFISLNSYAADIWVAVNGNDNNTGTKNSPKRTIAAALRQARELRRLNDPSITNGVHIIVEDDEYVLDEPLFIRPEDSGTASSPTIIENAPGAKPVISGGVAIANWKKVSVPITGLPKEAQGKLWEAPIPETGSSPLLFRQLWVNGNKAIRARESDTDEGMNRILSLDKQKQEIWIPVPASGLPKYPGQMEMVIHQMWAIANLRVKSIMIDGNKARLTFYQPESKIEFEHPWPAPVIDKEHKMNGNSAFYLTNSLSFLNKSGEWYEDMKADKVYYWPRKGENLANAKVIAPSLEKLVQVNGTMERPVSYVFFKGISFEYTTWLRPSQQGHVPLQAGMYLLDAYKLKVKGTPEKSGLENQAWVGRPPAAVELAYVNHTGFESCTFTHLASTALDYTRGTHDDEIKGNLFKDIGGTGIQVGVFSDEGFEAHLPYNPPDLREVCTNEYIENNLVVDATNEDWGCLGISAGYVKGIRIEHNEVCDVSYSGINVGWGWTKAANAMSDNIIRANKVHHYAKHMYDVAGIYTLSAQLNSIIDSNYVDSIYKVSYAHDPQHWFYLYTDEGSSYFTVKNNWCPSEKFLKNANGPGNVWENNGPMVAEHIKNAAGLQTSYKYLLNGIKVNTDYQPINH, encoded by the coding sequence ATGAAAATATTTTGTATCCTGTTGTTAAGCGTTTACACCCTGCCTTTTATCAGTCTAAATAGCTATGCTGCTGATATTTGGGTGGCTGTAAACGGCAATGATAATAATACAGGTACAAAGAATAGCCCTAAGCGAACCATAGCTGCCGCTTTAAGACAAGCGCGTGAATTGCGTAGGCTGAATGACCCATCGATAACCAATGGTGTCCATATTATTGTTGAGGATGATGAGTACGTTTTGGATGAACCCTTATTTATCCGTCCGGAAGATTCGGGAACAGCTTCTTCACCAACAATAATTGAAAATGCGCCGGGTGCAAAGCCCGTAATTAGTGGAGGTGTAGCTATTGCTAACTGGAAGAAAGTTTCGGTACCTATTACAGGTTTGCCAAAAGAAGCGCAAGGCAAGCTATGGGAAGCGCCGATACCTGAAACAGGTAGCAGTCCTTTATTATTCAGGCAGTTGTGGGTTAATGGTAATAAAGCCATCCGCGCCAGGGAAAGCGATACTGATGAAGGTATGAACCGCATCTTGTCACTGGACAAGCAAAAACAGGAGATCTGGATCCCTGTACCTGCCAGTGGTTTACCAAAATATCCCGGGCAGATGGAAATGGTGATCCACCAAATGTGGGCCATTGCTAATTTAAGGGTGAAGTCTATAATGATTGATGGTAACAAAGCCAGGTTAACCTTTTATCAGCCTGAAAGCAAAATAGAATTTGAGCATCCATGGCCTGCCCCCGTGATTGATAAGGAGCATAAAATGAATGGTAACTCGGCTTTTTATCTAACTAATTCCCTGTCGTTTTTAAATAAGTCTGGCGAATGGTATGAAGATATGAAAGCCGATAAAGTTTATTACTGGCCCCGTAAAGGTGAAAATTTAGCTAACGCGAAGGTAATAGCCCCATCACTTGAAAAACTGGTACAGGTAAATGGTACCATGGAAAGGCCGGTAAGCTATGTGTTTTTTAAGGGCATCAGTTTTGAATATACCACATGGCTACGTCCATCGCAGCAGGGCCATGTGCCCTTACAGGCCGGTATGTATTTGCTGGATGCTTATAAATTGAAAGTAAAAGGCACACCTGAAAAAAGCGGACTGGAAAACCAGGCATGGGTTGGTCGCCCACCTGCTGCTGTTGAACTGGCTTACGTAAATCATACCGGTTTTGAGAGTTGCACATTTACACACCTGGCATCAACCGCTTTGGACTATACAAGAGGCACGCACGATGATGAGATAAAAGGCAACTTGTTTAAAGATATTGGAGGCACAGGCATACAGGTTGGTGTGTTTTCAGATGAAGGTTTTGAGGCGCATTTACCCTATAATCCACCAGATCTACGGGAGGTTTGCACCAATGAGTACATCGAAAATAATTTAGTTGTTGATGCTACTAATGAGGATTGGGGCTGTCTCGGTATCAGCGCGGGTTATGTAAAAGGCATCAGGATCGAGCATAATGAGGTTTGTGATGTATCTTATTCCGGCATCAATGTAGGCTGGGGGTGGACTAAAGCCGCCAATGCTATGAGCGATAATATTATCCGTGCTAATAAAGTCCATCACTACGCCAAACACATGTACGATGTAGCGGGCATCTACACCTTATCGGCGCAGCTAAATTCTATTATCGACAGCAATTATGTAGATAGCATTTACAAAGTTTCCTACGCGCATGATCCGCAGCATTGGTTCTACTTATATACCGATGAAGGCTCATCTTACTTCACAGTAAAGAATAACTGGTGCCCGTCTGAAAAATTCCTGAAGAATGCCAATGGTCCCGGTAATGTATGGGAAAATAACGGGCCGATGGTGGCGGAACATATAAAGAATGCCGCAGGCTTGCAAACGTCTTATAAATACCTGTTAAATGGTATAAAAGTGAATACGGATTATCAACCCATAAATCATTAA
- a CDS encoding DUF4974 domain-containing protein, protein MRRYKVYALLSFMLLPLMIWAQQDTDHDYRRSLKDVLDEIQTRYHVKIKYTDDQVKDKYVNYADWRFRNTVDETLANVLAPVDMKVNKTGPSSYKLKDYEYNVWSVEDGWAKLDSIAKLYHDVNSWEQRKAILRPALYKALDLSPLPSKPDSKPIITPKRIYNGYTVENIAIEILPGLYINGSLYKPLHFKGKIPVMLSPDGHWDKQRYRTDCQLRCASLARMGCMAYSYDLFAWGESLLQFKSEDHRTSIAQVVQTLGAIRIIDYLLSLKETDPARLGISGGSGGGSHTVLMAAIDPRIKLSAPVVSVSSYFYGGCPCESGMPIHMCDGGTDNVELAAMAAPNPQLLITDGKDWTAHMPEHDFPYLQKIYGYYGKSNLVENVHLPNEGHDYGPSKRNALYKFVAKNFKLDIHKIEDKSGNIDESEVTIEKEPLMYVFGDHGQYLPKDAIKGYAKLLAVFATATREKNPAY, encoded by the coding sequence ATGAGAAGATATAAAGTATATGCGCTGTTGAGCTTTATGTTGCTGCCACTCATGATATGGGCGCAACAAGATACCGACCATGATTACAGGCGGTCGTTAAAAGACGTATTGGATGAAATACAGACAAGGTATCATGTCAAAATAAAATATACCGACGACCAGGTAAAGGATAAATATGTGAATTATGCCGACTGGCGTTTTCGCAATACGGTTGATGAAACATTAGCTAATGTATTGGCCCCTGTGGATATGAAGGTGAATAAAACCGGACCGTCATCTTATAAATTAAAAGATTATGAATACAATGTATGGTCGGTTGAAGATGGTTGGGCAAAACTGGATAGCATAGCTAAGTTATATCATGATGTAAATAGCTGGGAGCAACGTAAGGCTATACTCCGACCGGCATTATATAAGGCGCTTGATCTTTCACCATTACCTTCCAAGCCTGATTCAAAACCCATCATTACCCCAAAAAGAATTTATAACGGTTACACGGTTGAAAACATCGCTATCGAAATTTTACCAGGTTTGTATATCAACGGCTCATTGTATAAACCGTTGCATTTTAAAGGGAAGATTCCGGTGATGCTTAGTCCAGATGGGCATTGGGACAAACAACGTTACCGTACTGATTGTCAACTGCGTTGTGCTTCATTAGCACGTATGGGTTGCATGGCCTATAGCTATGACCTGTTTGCATGGGGAGAGTCGTTATTACAATTTAAATCTGAAGATCACCGCACAAGTATTGCCCAGGTTGTACAAACACTTGGAGCTATCAGAATCATAGATTACTTATTGAGTTTAAAGGAAACAGACCCTGCCCGGTTGGGTATCAGCGGAGGGTCAGGCGGTGGTAGTCATACCGTATTGATGGCTGCTATTGATCCGCGTATTAAGCTGAGTGCGCCTGTGGTTTCGGTATCATCTTATTTCTATGGCGGCTGCCCTTGTGAAAGCGGCATGCCTATCCATATGTGCGATGGCGGAACTGATAATGTGGAACTGGCCGCTATGGCAGCGCCAAACCCACAGCTTTTGATCACTGATGGCAAGGACTGGACAGCCCACATGCCCGAACATGATTTTCCATATCTGCAAAAAATTTACGGTTATTATGGCAAAAGCAATTTAGTAGAAAACGTACACCTGCCAAATGAGGGCCATGATTACGGCCCATCAAAGCGTAACGCGCTATATAAATTCGTTGCTAAAAATTTCAAGCTGGATATCCATAAGATAGAGGATAAGAGCGGCAACATAGATGAATCAGAAGTGACCATCGAAAAAGAACCGCTGATGTATGTTTTTGGCGATCACGGTCAATACCTGCCTAAGGATGCCATAAAGGGATATGCCAAATTATTAGCTGTTTTTGCAACGGCTACAAGAGAAAAGAATCCAGCTTATTAA
- a CDS encoding sialidase family protein: MANRIYIKGLWMLILCLVFAASAYAQPKQWSKGIITNEFIFEKAPYPECHSATIAETKTGLVAAWFGGTKERNPDVCIWVSRLVNGKWTEAINVANGIQNDTLRYACWNPVLFQISGGDLLLFYKIGPSPAKWKGFVRRSKDGGITWSAQEALPDGILGPVKNQPVTLNNGNILSPSGTENNGAKVHFELSTDNGQTWQATDPLNDGKTVKALQPTILFHKGDSLQMLCRTQNRAIYESWSADNGKTWSPLDKTSLPNNNSGIDGVTLKDGRQLLVYNHVLPPGNLAKGARTPLNVAISNDGKIWYAALILEDSPISQYSYPTVIQTADGMVHVVYTWRRQRIKYVVIDPKKLVLKEIINGEWPKVEGYTPPVVTGNTKDL; encoded by the coding sequence ATGGCAAATAGAATTTATATAAAAGGATTATGGATGTTGATTTTGTGCCTTGTATTTGCTGCAAGCGCATATGCCCAGCCTAAACAATGGAGCAAAGGCATCATCACCAATGAGTTTATTTTTGAGAAAGCGCCGTATCCGGAGTGCCATTCCGCGACGATAGCCGAAACTAAAACTGGCCTGGTAGCCGCGTGGTTTGGTGGTACAAAAGAGCGTAACCCGGATGTTTGTATTTGGGTGAGCCGCCTGGTAAATGGCAAATGGACCGAAGCGATTAACGTTGCTAACGGCATACAAAATGATACACTACGTTATGCCTGCTGGAATCCGGTGCTTTTCCAGATTTCAGGCGGTGATCTGCTGTTGTTTTACAAAATAGGTCCTTCTCCAGCAAAATGGAAGGGATTTGTCAGGAGGTCTAAAGATGGCGGCATTACCTGGTCGGCGCAGGAGGCTTTGCCTGATGGTATTTTAGGCCCGGTTAAAAATCAGCCAGTAACATTAAACAACGGCAACATCCTGTCTCCATCGGGTACGGAGAATAATGGTGCTAAGGTTCATTTTGAACTATCAACCGACAACGGCCAAACCTGGCAAGCCACAGACCCGCTTAATGATGGCAAAACTGTAAAAGCATTACAGCCCACCATTTTATTTCATAAAGGAGATAGTTTACAAATGCTTTGTCGCACCCAAAACCGGGCGATATATGAATCATGGTCTGCGGATAATGGTAAAACATGGTCGCCGCTCGATAAAACATCCCTGCCAAATAATAATTCAGGCATTGACGGGGTAACGCTTAAAGATGGCCGCCAGCTGTTGGTTTACAACCACGTATTGCCACCGGGAAACCTTGCCAAAGGTGCACGTACACCGCTTAATGTGGCCATATCCAACGACGGTAAAATATGGTACGCCGCGCTGATATTAGAAGATTCACCCATCAGCCAATATTCCTATCCAACTGTAATACAAACTGCTGACGGTATGGTGCACGTGGTTTATACCTGGCGCCGGCAACGCATAAAATATGTAGTTATAGACCCGAAAAAACTTGTTTTAAAAGAGATAATTAATGGCGAGTGGCCCAAAGTTGAGGGCTACACACCGCCGGTTGTAACAGGCAATACAAAGGATTTATAA